From a region of the Besnoitia besnoiti strain Bb-Ger1 chromosome I, whole genome shotgun sequence genome:
- a CDS encoding hypothetical protein (encoded by transcript BESB_001850) produces the protein MFSASSLLHFAAELADVLHVRLDPTPPEDAQFARPSQRPPHASLTSSAPRASPQVQHFPSASSCSASSQVPAHALRAETRPQGRQTDSDAEFSREGGRRLVQRHKLAASPPAEVLGDNAAFPVAAAGREETRQRDAAVRPLSLRFASERGAEDIRDRSGGALFGQRQKQGIVAVAPQLGSQRRVSSPRGVRVSASMLFSSSPNSSPSCSAAASRAAFSRPRVREAAMGSEHSTAAAAAPSSEGAVGDPASETSPSLSSCPASASLAASPPDPPPSLASLERGDSRRAPRGGEPREERNRRERRRQSSDEGGEDLGLRPESPAPPSPAPPSPAPPSPAPPSPAPPSPAPPSPSSRLGGSPSLSPHAGAGRGGVSPISQGLSPTEAPEAAQAASASLAQRTSSPPSRAATGSLQHAGAALPRISVTSSGEGGGMYARSAAVTLPPHFLFQPGSIREAILQPGAVPESLRERSLSLSSSSVEEAQFATDSRREGEKLERQDEAEDEENDAFAAAQPLPRRGGAQGEPGTRAKEPQDRLTSLSSSSPSNEEACTARRASLTQQLSAFSGLLTPHPGEMAAASEEEGRVGNARRTDSRHEDKGDGDEKARDRRSSWMLLQGEEERHREHLSRRGTGLLDFWHEEQERQDERFALERGEARCLYFAKDVFVPGVLKLEREALKFTKFSAAARRGGSSPRGAPFLCVSLTDIVECACVCPPSLEDAGAEFAASPRQGREGRAAECGGAGDSPRARDGAWKPDGSARPPPQPTVYIQLLVATLDAPADFDKKSGARGELGKVERADAEQTKAELPQFGDLAAAETELPAKDEGGEKGGEHAPPPAGEAIVEKRAEDAVQDGGAKPAAGEGSQKDSHATLAVGKGPVGLPPPSTYATPCSSPLSPLSSYASSEQLIVPAPASSSASSAGASASLAEHSFAAPGDSAGAAPPVPSRPPQLPSGSQTSSTPLDSPALTNHAYEQRPSEAVPSLFALPSASQELGGTPDAPPAPSGLPTAAARPSAASAAVSQPPEVPLFASSVDHQMPPPSSPALSASSGSSGGSEERPRRRASLAVPPPAFLAASATSSPLFPQSPAISASSHPSGGEEMMHLPSLVRAPSSPSSRSAASAHTPTRAEDDASSSGLPGVSQRTSSFSLSPVRLLSRSAWGLADMWSKWKRLPSTAGVSEEETPPLAGLQGAGAGDAPGDRSRSRGGHAGDSRRLSGGDRGLEGDGAGEQGLSPLARTDRKEIRSKHKTRTHPHPASVELLTRSRVTFMFFKGGFARVSPSCFRAFGLPTARAWLCSSGGDKLNFVLFGFFNKELAQAFTRAIINLIDQCQAEHQHFRVVPTHIPFNSNLLVRRWAAEFARSAAFREDDDLAELSSRSASLHSCGSLSSDDDLIEAEGDLPSALAASVDLRARLASAEFSSKDAVARPSSLARACSRRRFSSLSTHSPSARADSRPLPRRRSNSGSSTAGGAAELPQRETTSVLPGSSPSFFSHFLVGGRHSIRSSSCARTDSKAGYKARAGSFLFDAEEGTGDIVCAGEPEQEEMMRPQSFGRGSTLTIPVPDFEIPEGAPALLTKNIVSQLAVHLPLMLTMRTWSLAFCHKLHGISLNTFYRKCSNKGPCLLFLQDARGVLFGAFLDEIHESSKYYGSAETFVFTFKGADGKMDAENPAIHVYRWSKLNSYFIYTDHEVIGVGGGGHYAITVDKDLLRGCSSCCLTFNSPVLASSEDFIVKGFQVWTFEDY, from the exons atGTTTTCTGCGAGCTCTCTCCTCCACTTCGCCGCCGAACTCGCCGATGTGCTTCACGTCCGCCTAGATCCAACTCCCCCGGAAGACGCACAGTTCGCTCGTCCTTcccagcgcccgccgcatgcgtctctGACTTCCTCTGCTccacgcgcgtctccgcaggtTCAGCACTTCCCTTCAGCCTCCTCTtgctccgcctcttcgcaggtccccgcgcacgcgctgcgcgcagagacgaggccgcagggGCGACAGACTGACTCGGACGCGGAGTTcagccgcgaaggaggacgGCGCCTGGTGCAGCGCCACAagctcgctgcgtctccccccGCCGAGGTCCTGGGAGACAACGCGGCGTTccccgtcgctgctgcagggcgagaagagactcgacagcgcgacgcagctgttcgtccgctttctctgcgtttcgcctctgaacgcggcgcagaggacatTCGCGACCGATCGGGCGGTGCGCTCTTCGGccagaggcagaagcaggggatcgtcgctgtcgctcctCAGCTCGGCTCCCAGCGGCGGGTGTCCTCCCCGCGGGGGGTCCGAGTCAGCGCCTCCATgcttttttcttcgtctcccaattcctcgccttcttgttctgctgctgcttcgcgcgctgcgttttcgcggcctcgcgtgaGAGAAGCCGCTATGGGCTCTGAGCACTcaacggctgcagcggccgcaccCTCCTCCGAAGGGGCGGTCGGCGACCCCGCTAGCGAGActtctccttcgctctcctcctgcCCTGCTTCGGCTTCTcttgcggcgtctccgcccgacccgccgccgtctctcgcctcgctggagcgcggcgacagtcggcgggcgcctcgggggggggagccgcgcgaagagagaaaccggagggagaggcggagacagagctcagacgaaggcggcgaggaccTAGGGCTGAGGCCcgagtcgcccgcgccgccctcgcccgcgccgccctcgcccgcgccgccctcgcccgcgccgccctcgcccgcgccgccctcgcccgcgccgccctcgccctcgtcgcgcctTGGGGG GTccccttcgctctcgccgcacgcgggcgcgggtcgcggcggcgtctcgccgaTTTCTCAGGGGCTGTCCCCCAcggaggcgcctgaggctgcccaggccgcctcggcgtccctcgcgcagcgcacctcgtcgccgccgtctcgcgcggcgaccggctctctgcagcacgccggagccgcgctgcctcgcatcTCGGTCACTTCGtccggcgagggcggggggaTGTACGCTCGGTCCGCGGCGGTGACGTTGCCTCCGCACTTTCTGTTTCAGCCGGGAAGCATCCGCGAGGCGATTTTGCAGCCCGGCGCTGTGCCCGAGTCCCTTCGTGAGAGGAGCTtgtcgctgtcgtcgtcgtccgtTGAG GAGGCGCAGTTCGCGACCGACAGccgccgagaaggcgagaaacTCGAGCGCCAGGATGaagcagaggacgaggaaaaTGACGCATTCGCGGCTGCCCAGCCTCTgccgaggagaggcggcgctcagGGGGAACccgggacgcgcgcgaaggagccgcAGGACAGACTCACCTCGCTCTCCTCATCTTCGCCGTCAAACGAAGAGGCGTGtaccgcgcgccgcgcgagcttgACGCAGCAactctctgccttctcagGTCTTCTCACGCCGCACCCGGGGGAGATGGCAGCggccagcgaagaggaaggccgcgTGGGGAACGCGCGAAGGACCGATTCGAGACACGAAGAcaagggcgacggcgacgaaaagGCGCGCGACCGGCGGTCCTCGTGGATGCTGctgcagggagaggaagagcgccATCGAGAGCATCTGAGCCGCAGAGGTACCGGCCTGCTGGACTTTTGGCACGAGGAGCAGGAGCGGCAGGACGAGCGCTTTGCTctcgagagaggcgaggcgcgctgtCTCTACTTCGCGAAGGATGTTTTCGTCCCTGGAGTTCTCAAGCTCGAGAGGGAGGCTTTAAAGTTCACCAAGT tctccgcggcggcgcgacgcggcggcagcagccccAGGGGGGCGCCCTTCCTGTGCGTCAGCTTGACAGACATCGTGGAatgcgcgtgcgtctgcccgccgtcgctcgaggacgcgggcgcggagttcgccgcttcgccgcggcaggggcGCGAGGGTCGCGCGGCCGAATGCGGAGGAGCTGGAGACAGCCCGCgagcccgcgacggcgcgtggAAGCCAGACGGCAGCgcccggcctccgccgcagccgacggTGTATATACAGCTGCTGGTGGCCACGCTGGACGCTCCCGCGGACTTTGACaagaagagcggcgcgcgaggagaactGGGGAAGGTGGAGCGGGCGGACGCggagcagacgaaggcggagctGCCGCAGTTCGGAgacctggcggcggcggagacggagctGCCGGCGAAGGACGAGGGTGGAGAGAAAGGGGGCgagcacgcgccgccgccagcagggGAAGCAATCGTGGAAAAGCGAGCGGAAGACGCTGTGCAGGACGGAGGCGCGAAGCCGGCTGCGGGGGAGGGAAGCCAGAAGGACAGCCACGCGACGCTGGCTGTCGGCAAAGGGCCTGTGGGCCTTCCACCGCCGTCGACCTACGCGACGCCTtgctcgtcgccgctctctcctctctcctcgtaCGCTTCCTCTGAACAGCTCATCGTCCCTGCgcccgcttcttcgtctgcatcctccgcgggcgcttccgcgtctctcgcagAGCACAGCTTTGCGGCGCCTGGAGAtagcgccggcgccgcgccgcccgttCCCTCCAGGCCGCCACAGCTGCCCTCTGGGTCGCAGACGAGTTCGACGCCGCTTGACTCGCCGGCGCTGACGAACCACGCATACGAGCAACGGCCGAGCGAGGCGGTGCCTTCGCTCTTCGCGTTGCCGTCTGCTTCGCAGGAGTTGGGGGGGACGCCCGATGCCCCCCCGGCGCCCTCAGGCCTTCcgaccgcggcagcgcgaccCTCTGCGGCGAGTGCGGCAGTTTCGCAGCCACCCGAGgtgcctctcttcgcctcttcagTCGATCACCAGAtgccgcctccgtcctccCCTGCTCTCTCGGCATCCTCGGGGTCTTCTgggggcagcgaggagaggccgcggcgacgagcgtcTTTGGcggtgccgccgccggccttccTGGCGGCGTCCGCCACTTCGTCGCCGCTTTTCCCTCAGTCTCCCGCtatctccgcgtcgtcgcaccCCTCCGGCGGGGAGGAAATGATGCATTTGCCTTCGCTGGttcgcgcgccgtcctcgccttcgtcgcgctcggctGCGTCCGCGCACACGCCCACACGTGCAGAAGACgatgcgtcgtcgtcgggcTTGCCTGGCGTCTCGCAGCGCacctcgtccttctcgctgtcgcccgtgcggctgctgtctcgcagcgcctgggGCCTGGCTGACATGTGGTCCAAGTGGAAGAGATTGCCGTCGACCGCAGGTGTCTCCGAGGAGGAGACTCCTCCGCTAGCTGGCCTCcagggcgctggcgccggagacgcgcccggCGACAGGAGCCGGAGCCGGGGCGGACACGCCGGCGACTCGAGAAGActgagcggcggagacaggggcCTCGAAGGGGATGGGGCTGGAGAGCAaggcctctcgccgctcgcgcgaaCCGACAGGAAGGAAATCCGCTCAAAACACaagacacgcacacaccCTCATCCTGC CTCGGTGGAGTTGTTGACTCGTTCGCGCGTGACGTTTATGTTTTTCAAAGGCGgattcgcgcgcgtctcgccttcgtgtTTTCGAGCTTTCGGGTTGCCGACGGCGCGTGCCTGGCtgtgcagcagcggagggGACAAGTTGAATTTCGTCCTCTTTGGATTCTTTAATAAGGAACTCGCCCAGGCCTTCACGCGGGCGATTATCAACCTCATCGACCAATGCCAG gCAGAGCATCAGCACTTCAGAGTCGTTCCGACGCACATTCCTTTCAACTCAA ACCTCCTTGTGCGCCGTTGGGCGGCGGAGTTCGCGCGTTCGGCGGCGTTTCGCGAGGATGACGATCTCGCTGAGCTGAG CTCCAGGTCGGCGTCGCTTcacagctgcggcagcctgagcagcgacgacgacttGATtgaggcagagggcgacctgccttcggcgctggcggcctcagtggatcttcgcgcgcgtctggcgtcCGCGGAGTTCTCTTCGAAGGACGCGGTGGCGCGGCCGTCTTCGCTTGCAcgcgcctgctcgcggcggcggttttcttcgctctctacgcactcgccttcggcgcgcgcggactcacgtccgctgccgcggcgccgcagcaactCGGGCTCGTCGACAGCCGGAGGGGCTGCTGAgcttccgcagcgcgagacgacCTCGGTTTTGCCGGGGTCCTCGCCGTCATTCTTCTCGCACTTCCTCGTCGGAGGACGGCATTCCATCCGCTCGTCCAGCTGTGCGCGCACAGACTCCAAGGCGGGCTACAAGGCGCGCGCTGGCAGCTTCTTGttcgacgccgaggaggggACTGGAGACATCGTCTGCGCCGGTGAACCCGAGCAGGAAGAAATGATGCGGCCGCAGTCCTTCGGGCGAGGGTCCACGCTGACTATCCCCGTGCCAGACTTTGAAATCCcagaaggcgcgcctgcgctgctcaCGAAAAACATCGTCTCGCAA CTCGCTGTTCACCTTCCCCTGATGCTGACGATGCGAACCTggtcgctcgccttctgtcACAAGCTCCACGGGATTTCTCTGAACAC CTTCTACCGCAAGTGCTCGAACAAAGGACCGTGCCTGCTCTTCCTgcaagacgcgcgaggcgtcctCTTTGGGGCGTTCCTGGATGAAATCCACGAGTCCTCGAAGTATTACGGCTCAG CGGAGACGTTCGTCTTCACCTTCAAAGGCGCCGACGGCAAGATGGATGCCGAGAATCCG GCGATCCACGTGTACCGATGGAGCAAACTGAACAGCTACTTCATCTACACAGATCACGAGGTGAtaggcgtcggcggcggcggccacTACGCGATCACAGTCGACAAAGATCTGCTTCGCGGGTGTTCGTCGTGCTGCCTGACTTTCAACTCGCCCGTCTTGGCGAGCTCCGAGGACTTCATCGTCAAGGGGTTCCAG GTGTGGACGTTCGAGGACTACTAG